DNA from Rhipicephalus sanguineus isolate Rsan-2018 chromosome 11, BIME_Rsan_1.4, whole genome shotgun sequence:
tgGCTACGATATGCTTCGCCATCTCCCtcacatcacttccctttcccgccccttgctatactatactatacatggatatgctataAGAATAAAAggactctccagccacgttttgtcgttattttttattttaaaaaactgaccatacgtttcgagacccgttcggtctcttcttcagggggtgACTGCCCGGCcgggccggctccgaagctagcgcttTTCAGTGTAtacctctccctctccacctcTACCATTCTATACACGCTTTTGTCTGCGTGACACCActcatggctgtgctatgctttaccctctctcctcctctaactctttctcaccctcacttccgtttccctcccccttgctatactacataTACTACACATGGCTTTTCTATACATGGCTGCGCTACACATGGCTCTTCCTGCTTGACGCCAAgcggcgacatgagatgacagatgACAGCAGATGACAATCAGATGACGTGAGACGGCAGCCTGAGCCCCTAAACTGCTCCGCACTTAGAACTTGGACGCCCAGATTAGAAGCGTTCACAGAGACCTCCATTTCGCAGACTATAAATGCAGATTACCCACCTTTCATCGTAAGCCTCAATATGATTTGGCAGTTGTACGTTGAACTGGTTTATTCTGGATGACCCTTTCGCAGGACAGGCAGGCACCgacgtaaaaagaaaaaaaaggtaaaaataaGTTAACAGGTTGGAACGCAGACAAATACGCACTCGCGAAAATGTGCAAAACGCTGCTCTGCGGCGCTCCTGTGCATTGTAACAGTAGCATTTATGGCGGTGCATTACTTCGTGTAAATGATACGGTTTAATTGGACAGCGGAGCCTTCCTGGTGTAATGTACCCGggataattttattgcgatagaaattatatggacactctcggcgggtttttgccgtcgccgtcaccgtcatgtcccgtataaagtccaaattgataatatccccccgcgcatcgtatgttctaccaccGAAACAAGCGCGCTAGCGGAGGCGACGACcccggctgaagcagagatcaaacgagccggcccatctcagTCGCTCGGTGGGCGCCTGCGATAACATCACTCCCCTCGCGGgccctgccgtcgaagcagaaaggaaacgccccacctGTCTTGAACgaacatgaaaagacgcgaggggagtgggggagggtgtcgctcgagcagcaactttgaacttcgatcataagggcgcggtggcgatcgctggcgcgcgcgctatctcggcagccgtcaccgggtggctcgtatacccttctacgtgctgcgctctcaacgcgaggaAACTGTGCGGAAagggcatctctccctggagcggccgtattctcttacactagcgttttgtagagGGACACGAGATatacctcacttcgtataacatcacaatttgtcgctatcgcattcattgtttcgcccttgtggtgacactgtgactttttttccagCGGATAATCACACATATGAACATGAGCCGATATTGACGAAGTTCTGGAAAATGGGTTCGGTGTAAATGACTGCGCTTCATTGTGTTAAACGATACGAGTAACCAAACGCAGCCGCCAGTTTGGTACAGttgttacggtgcttggctgcaaaccgagagacgcgggttcgatcacagttgcatttcgatggaggcaaaatgcagaggcccgtgtacttagatttagttgcacgttaaagaactccaggtggtcgcaATTATCCGAAgcctgccactacggcgtgcctcacaatcatatcgtggtttcgggaggGAAAAcacccgatattattattattattattattattattattattattattattgcgtaaGCGATCACATTAAAGGGATATACTTCAAGGAGCAGCGCAGAAACTAACAGAACAACAGAAGAAGACGCACGCAGAACTTCTTCTGTTGTGCTGTTGTGTTTTGCCCTGttccttaaaaggacactaaagagtaaaacgatttttctcatattagtaaagtactctttcacgatacgaagaataccacgcttgctgcgagaagacgcttagtaagcgagaaaaagcgcaaaaacaaaatgtgggtggcgacgccaccttgaagtttccgcaccattcgtcgtgacgtcacatgatttgacggcgcctactagagactacgtagttcctaattgatAAAAATGAAgcgcattgtcctctgagggggccatggacTTAACATACAAGTttagggtaattttgttgagccgatggcgccaaaatacgataattacactttgaaatccgtgacggcagcggggagatttcggcgcgaaatttaaaaatgaaattttgaacttgattTGCTCCTCTATTACTGAACCTACGATAGCGATATTAACGACataagagttctcagagcacaatatatcgatctaggccgattcactgtttctctttagtgtccctttaaagtatgtacagtcgtcagcaagctcgACTCGAAGGCTGGgcagcaggggcgtagacagaaatttttttcgggggggggggttcaaccatcctttatgtatgttcgtgcgcgtgtttgtatgtgtgcctgtatatatacacatgtgaaagtgaaaaatttcgggggggggggggggtgaaccccccccccctggctacgcccctgctgggcagcgtgtcctgaaacggtttgatggCCGCCAACgccgcgtagctttgggttctgttgccaAGATGTTAGCAATGCATGACGACGTACTATCCAAGCCAATGGCGTTGGAAATATTGGTTGGAGGATCTCTTACGTTTACCTTTTCTTAGTTTCCGTCAATCCTTGTGGGCTGTTTAACAATCGCCATGCGAGTTTACCAATCCGCCCAATTTAGCGCAATTATCGACAGAAGCGCGCGAAAGTGAGACTTGAGGCCCGCGATAACACTCTGCCCCACGTCTGTAACGGACTtcaataaagttgctctctctctctctctctgcatagATTATGGGCTTACCTGCATGGAACCATGTCGTGTTTGGGGAACTTGACTCTCTGATGCGAATCATCAAGAAGCATCACTGTACCGGTGCAGGCAAAAACGGGCTGCGAAATCAGATAGAAGCAGGTCGATCGAGCACACGACGGGGTCACGAATTCGCTGCACAAGCACATTTGACTCGCGAAATCACACATAACTCTATCGCACGGACGGCGCCATTTCCGAACGCTGTAACCATGCATTATGACGCTTTACTACATTTTGCTTGCggatatgaaaaaagaaaaaaaaaagaaattatggtagcttcgcactagtggtgctaagcctgaaggaagagcgcggAGCTTggcggctttctttgtttctctttgctttttttctttcttccttcctctctttctctctctttattgcctctctttcttcccatttccttctttctctctctattttttctatctctttttcactttcttccatttctttctctgcctctaTTTATCGTTTCTtatttctttatatctctctctctctctcttcgtttgttttcctctttctttctgtttctgtcttgctttatctttttttctatctctaatttcgtgtctgtttctatctctttccctctctgtgtatttctttctccaTATTTcagtattaaagacgatagtctttcttggggaacttaaacgcagaacttttggtctgtctgtctttctgtctgtctttctgtttgtcggcacgtccctcgattcagccactcggccaaagttgaaccacttgcccaagggccagccgtcttgaactggtacggctgttcatacttgtgaacgttgtcgatcaaaaattaaatatcatgcatatctgaggtgcaacatcactaggtaagtattaggtggcgtgttcctttaatagaaaatgcatacatacgtaattttaaggaccctagtttcttaagctgcgctgaaaatgcataagaatggaagcttgagcgagttggtgtgcgttcatctttgttgaaacagcgctcactagacgacgacgaagtaaaagaaggcataggacaggcagcgcctgtcctgtgctttcttttacttcgtcctcgtctagtgagcgctgtttcaacaaagctgaaaatgcgactgcgctgaaatttgccttcctccgtgcccttcgcacgagctcattgttgtgtttcggtttcggttctgtattgcactgtacgaatgccatgggttggtgtttaAAAAcattagttttgagaaggccaagaaggtgaaaaaaaatatttaaaaaatgaaaaagcagcgttgtgggcggccttcaggctgccggttgtgggcgccgctctggcgttcctgttttacccaggcgacgtgtaaataaaagagtgtgtggagagtgctcgttgagtgcggacgtttctctgcttcagcgcttcgcgccaaaccgcgttttcgggctggctggcgtccccgccggtcgcgttggtcaccgccggtcttcgcctgctgctgcgccgggactaccagcacgcaacacagcactcatgtttcccgacgtattggcagatggcgtccatatctcacacagcgcctcttctatcgtctttacacgacatttgcagcgaagcacgcagatacgcggccaatttttttctcctccctttctttctctctaattatatctttctcttcctttctatcttttgtttatctctctctctttctctttctctgtataaTCGTTCTCTCGACCATCCGAGTTGCTGTGTCTCACGCCAGACATATTGGCGCAGCGGGAGagagcgcgccgggcgcacatgttttgggagcgaaggagaagatgaagaagaagaagaaagagcgcgccggccgagttattgcgttgcacgcgctagaaagcTAGATGCCATTCATGATGGTGACAGCTACTGTGAAAGCGCAGCGCtataacgaaaagcataacagcaCCACTGTAAAAAAAACCTGTAgatcgggtacaactttagaagacaggagaggccccgcccagatgaccgaagcgcagctgccaattgcctccgcgactaaagaaatagtccttgGCGGTCATGTTAGGCATGTTATCCGTCGgcagggtcaccggccgtccggctcatgacgtcatctgaagtgcgcgcctattggtggagcctcgtgtgcatccgcctttgagtgGAAAATGTCGCTGCCTTCTCAGGTTGTATCCACACCGTGAAGACCGCCGGACCTCTTCTCAGTGGTCGTCACGTGACCCCCTTCTCTTTCAGAGTCTTTTGTCCTGGGAAGCATGTgccttcccaggacaattgaacaccgcccattagaaacacatggggccccattgtaaaatattaagcACTCTGGGAACCCACGCGGTTTGTAGAGCTAcactgtaattttaccagaatgttcctATGGGTCTCTGCTGCACATAACCGGGAGTCGTTCTGGTAACtggcttttttcgtcagatatgattttttttcgcctatttcccattcagttgcGGCAGGTcgccgctgtcaccgacgagagatggcgctgcgtgcaCATGTCCAAAGTCCTGGTCCTGATGCgatgctgccataattttttaaaAGAATGTTTTACTGATATAGTTCTCGTTTACCTTGAACTTAATGTTTTTCTTCTATTACAACACATGTTTTCTGATAATATTGCTGTTCGTGCAAACCAACTAACCCTTACTGGTAATCTTGGATAGGAGGTCCTCCTGCAGCTTAGTGCTGTTGGATTTCTGTATGCTTTTGTGTGGTATTCTTACACTAATATCTCATAGAAAAGCAGTAGGTAGAAAGACAAGGTGATCTAAAGCACTTACTCCGTTCTTTCTCTGCGGACACCACTTTGGCGATGGCAAGCGTATACTCGGTTTGCACGTTGTTTCCACGGCTTGAAAGCTGATGGTAACACGCGTGAGTTCCCGCTGAAAAGTGAGACATGCTTCAGAAACAATTCCTGAGAGCGTGACGTCACAATGCTGTCGTGAattacaaaagaaataaaataacgaTGACTGATAGTAGCACGAATTGTCTACGAAAACAATGAAAAGGACATAATTTTCAAAAGCATTTATTATTTTTAAAGCACCGAAAGCAAACAATtaaggagcccttcccctatcagggaaatgggggcaaccgactttttctttttctttctttctttctttctttctttcttgctttctttctttctttctttctttctttctttctttcttctttctttctttctttctttctttctttctttctttctttctttctttctttctttcttcctttcttttctttttttctttctttctttctttctttcttttctttttttctttctttctttcttttctttttttctttctttctttctttctttcttttctttttttctttctttcacattgcgcaatgctccctcctaacgtaagcgttcagctagcggccgtccccggaacgttGTTCCCGGCCGAATGGGCtcggcgtctttcatgttcttgcCAGCgatcgtcagcctctagaacggcccaacgaaatgACCATCACGCGGTCACGGAGACGTGGCTTAGGAGtccaattttctcgaagtcaaAACTTTCCTGAAATGTGCACTTTCTGATATCGGCCTCACGCGTAGTCAAACAGATCgtttttagtccgccaacacgaaatatatAAATG
Protein-coding regions in this window:
- the LOC119373794 gene encoding uncharacterized protein LOC119373794 encodes the protein MRFLAVVVAVILAVTVCSDFSDARKWQLNQLPPRLIRLYADHLALISSKMYARRLTRITMVVRELTRVTISFQAVETTCKPSIRLPSPKWCPQRKNGPVFACTGTVMLLDDSHQRVKFPKHDMVPCRINQFNVQLPNHIEAYDESFTQWVY